A genomic stretch from Heptranchias perlo isolate sHepPer1 chromosome 28, sHepPer1.hap1, whole genome shotgun sequence includes:
- the smtnl gene encoding smoothelin, like isoform X3 has translation MDPTPGNGPNNNFHLYCAFNVVKCPKVLHRSDFQTKFDTEPHNGILGQVTKSLVKESEERMGEQNGTDGGRLTNVRAEETALHSIRAGKEVASSRHVAAVGLQEHKPAAVGVAHLPITAITKSGEKFSAEMSTGGASRPETANQSATSRHQTEGVGQTAHQSDKSVSVSKTVSSISYSMSSDVRSPSSVLDLYPDMTSKSRSPPPTLPRQGEKRPLLVRSQTLPRTSGPQSRKALFEKSENEGSRGKVGDSKGKLQRSQSFGVPSASSIKQILLEWCRSKTIGYKLIDIQNFSSSWSNGMAFCALIHSFFPEAFDYNTLSPSNRKQNFELAFGMAEKLAHCDRLIEVEDMMVMGNKPDPMCIFTYVQSLYNHLRRFE, from the exons gacaccgagccacataatgggatattaggacaggtgaccaaaagcttggtcaaagag TCTGAAGAACGAATGGGAGAGCAGAATGGGACAGACGGTGGGAGATTAACAAACGTCAGGGCGGAAGAAACCGCCCTCCACTCCATAAGAG CAGGGAAGGAAGTGGCTTCATCACGGCACGTGGCTGccgtgggtttgcaggaacacaaGCCTGCAGCAGTGGGTGTGGCCCACCTGCCCATCACCGCCATCACCAAATCTGGGGAGAAGTTCTCTGCCGAGATGTCGACGGGAGGGGCCTCGCGGCCGGAAACCGCCAACCAATCGGCCACGAGCAGGCATCAGACTGAGGGCGTAGGTCAAACTGCACATCAATCAG ACAAAAGTGTCAGTGTCTCTAAGACGGTCTCTTCCATCAGTTACTCGATGTCGAGCGATGTCCGATCTCCATCCAG CGTACTTGACCTTTACCCGGACATGACCTCCAAATCCcgatccccccctcccaccctgccTCGACAGGGCGAAAAGCGACCTCTGCTGGTGAGGTCACAGACGCTGCCCCGGACATCCGGACCTCAGTCGAGGAAGGCTCTCTTCGAGAAGTCTGAAAATGAAGGCAGCAG GGGCAAAGTTGGGGACTCGAAGGGAAAACTCCAGCGATCACAGAGCTTCGGAGTCCCGAGCGCAAGCAGCATCAAACAGATCCTTCTGGAGTGGTGTCGCTCCAAGACAATAGGATACAAG TTGATTGACATCCAGAATTTCTCCTCGAGTTGGAGCAATGGGATGGCGTTCTGTGCTCTCATCCACTCCTTCTTCCCGGAAGCCTTCGATTACAACACGCTGAGCCCCAGTAACCGCAAACAGAACTTCGAGCTGGCCTTTGGCATGGCAGA GAAGCTGGCGCATTGTGACAGGCTGATCGAAGTGGAGGACATGATGGTGATGGGGAACAAACCCGACCCCATGTGCATCTTCACctacgtccagtccctctacaaccACTTGCGGCGTTTCGAGTGa